A region from the Sorex araneus isolate mSorAra2 chromosome 6, mSorAra2.pri, whole genome shotgun sequence genome encodes:
- the P2RY6 gene encoding P2Y purinoceptor 6 — protein sequence MEWDNGTEQAMGLPPTTCVYRENFKRLLLTPVYSVVLVTGLPLNACVIAQICTSRQALTRTAVYTLNLALADLLYTCSLPLLIYNYARGDHWPFGDLTCRLVRFLFYANLHGSILFLTCISFQRYLGICHPLAPWHKRGGRRAAWVVCGAVWLAVTAQCLPTAIFAATGIQRNRTVCYDLSPPVLATRYMPYGMALTVVGFVLPFTALLACYCRLARRLCRQDGPVGPVARERRGKAARMAVVVAAVFAISFLPFHITKTAYLAVRSTPGISCPVLEAFAAAYKGTRPFASANSVLDPILFYFTQKKFRRRPQELLQKLTAKWQRPAR from the coding sequence ATGGAGTGGGACAATGGCACCGAGCAGGCTATgggcctgccccccaccacctgTGTCTACCGGGAGAACTTCAAGCGCCTGCTGCTGACCCCCGTGTACTCGGTGGTGCTAGTGACCGGCCTGCCACTAAACGCCTGCGTCATCGCCCAGATCTGCACATCCCGCCAGGCCCTCACCCGCACGGCCGTCTACACCCTGAACCTGGCCCTGGCTGACCTGCTGTACACCTGCTCCCTGCCGCTGCTCATCTACAACTACGCCCGCGGGGACCACTGGCCCTTTGGGGACCTCACCTGCCGCCTGGTGCGCTTCCTCTTCTACGCCAACCTGCACGGCAGCATCCTCTTCCTCACCTGCATCAGCTTCCAGCGCTACCTGGGcatctgccaccccctggccccctggCACAAGCGGGGGGGCCGCCGGGCCGCCTGGGTGGTGTGTGGAGCCGTGTGGCTGGCAGTGACCGCCCAGTGTCTGCCCACGGCCATCTTCGCCGCCACGGGCATCCAGCGGAACCGAACCGTCTGCTATGACCTCAGCCCGCCCGTGCTGGCCACCCGCTACATGCCTTACGGCATGGCGCTCACGGTGGTCGGCTTCGTGCTGCCCTTCACCGCCCTGCTGGCCTGCTACTGCCGCCTGGCACGCCGCCTGTGCCGCCAGGACGGCCCCGTGGGCCCCGTGGCCCGGGAGCGGCGCGGGAAGGCGGCCCGCATGGCCGTGGTGGTGGCGGCCGTCTTCGCCATCAGCTTCCTGCCTTTTCACATCACCAAGACGGCCTACCTGGCCGTGCGCTCCACGCCTGGCATCTCCTGCCCCGTGCTGGAAGCCTTTGCGGCCGCCTACAAAGGCACGCGGCCCTTCGCCAGTGCCAACAGCGTGCTGGACCCCATCCTATTCTACTTCACCCAGAAGAAGTTTCGCCGGCGGCCACAGGAGCTGCTGCAGAAGCTGACGGCCAAGTGGCAGCGACCGGCTCGCTGA